The proteins below are encoded in one region of Sphingobacterium sp. R2:
- the sucD gene encoding succinate--CoA ligase subunit alpha, with protein MSVLVNKDSKVIVQGFTGNEGTYHATQMIEYGTNVVGGVTPGKGGQQHLDRPVFNTVQDAVDATGANVSIIFVPPAFAADAIMEAAAAGIEVIVCITEGIPTKDMIQVKSYLSDKNSRLIGPNCPGIITADEAKIGIMPGFIFKKGNVGVVSKSGTLTYEAVDQTVKAGLGITTAIGIGGDPIIGTTTKEAVELLMNDPETEAIIMIGEIGGGMEAEAARWIKEHGTKPVVGFIAGQTAPPGRRMGHAGAIVGGADDTAAAKMKIMRECGIRVVESPAEIGKAIAEELAK; from the coding sequence ATGAGTGTATTAGTTAATAAAGATTCAAAAGTAATCGTTCAAGGTTTCACTGGAAACGAAGGTACTTACCATGCTACTCAAATGATTGAGTACGGAACAAATGTAGTTGGTGGTGTTACTCCTGGTAAAGGTGGTCAACAACACTTAGACCGTCCTGTATTCAATACTGTTCAAGATGCAGTAGACGCTACAGGAGCTAATGTTTCTATTATCTTTGTACCTCCAGCATTTGCTGCGGATGCGATCATGGAAGCTGCCGCTGCAGGTATTGAAGTGATTGTTTGTATCACAGAAGGTATCCCGACAAAGGATATGATCCAAGTTAAATCTTATTTAAGCGACAAAAACTCTCGTTTAATCGGTCCTAACTGTCCAGGTATTATCACTGCAGACGAAGCTAAAATCGGTATCATGCCAGGATTTATCTTCAAAAAAGGTAATGTAGGTGTTGTTTCTAAGTCGGGAACTTTGACTTACGAAGCTGTAGATCAAACGGTAAAAGCGGGATTAGGAATTACAACTGCAATCGGAATTGGTGGCGACCCTATTATCGGTACAACAACAAAAGAAGCTGTTGAATTATTGATGAATGATCCTGAAACTGAAGCTATCATCATGATTGGTGAAATCGGTGGTGGAATGGAAGCTGAAGCTGCTCGTTGGATCAAAGAACATGGTACTAAACCTGTTGTTGGATTTATCGCAGGCCAAACAGCGCCTCCAGGACGTCGTATGGGACACGCTGGTGCAATTGTAGGTGGTGCAGACGACACAGCAGCTGCAAAAATGAAAATTATGCGTGAGTGTGGGATCCGTGTTGTTGAGTCTCCAGCTGAAATCGGAAAAGCAATCGCTGAAGAATTGGCTAAATAA
- a CDS encoding DUF4886 domain-containing protein gives MMKIKQISIFIFLILFFLKHDRLIAQNKSLDDGVLRILAIGNSFSEDAIEQNLYELAKAGKKKIVIGNLYIGGAPLSLHVRNAKDDKPAYRYRKINIDGKMSEKANERLSEALIDEAWDYISFQQASPLSGDYDSYAKDLPLLYEYVTKHVAFPETRYILHQTWAYQNGASHEGFVRYNRSQDIMYKAIARTSREVFNWGNFDLLVPCGTAVQNARSSFIGDHFTRDGYHLNLDYGRFTAACTWYESLFHESVLSNTFLPLKVTYVEGTIARAAAHKAVETPYGVTVLKDFQLVN, from the coding sequence ATGATGAAAATAAAACAGATATCGATATTCATTTTTTTGATCTTGTTCTTTCTAAAGCATGATCGACTAATTGCGCAGAATAAATCTCTAGACGACGGCGTCTTACGCATTTTGGCCATTGGTAATAGCTTTTCCGAAGATGCTATTGAACAAAATTTATATGAATTAGCGAAAGCAGGAAAGAAAAAGATAGTGATCGGAAATCTCTATATTGGCGGAGCTCCTTTGAGTTTACATGTAAGGAATGCAAAAGATGATAAGCCTGCTTACCGCTATCGCAAAATCAATATTGATGGAAAAATGTCTGAGAAAGCAAATGAACGCTTATCTGAGGCGTTAATAGATGAAGCCTGGGATTATATCAGCTTTCAGCAAGCAAGTCCACTATCGGGTGATTATGATTCCTATGCGAAAGATCTTCCCCTTTTGTATGAGTACGTAACGAAGCATGTTGCATTTCCTGAGACAAGATATATATTGCATCAGACTTGGGCATATCAAAATGGGGCATCTCACGAAGGTTTTGTCCGTTATAACCGTAGTCAGGATATTATGTATAAGGCGATTGCCCGTACTTCTCGAGAGGTCTTTAACTGGGGGAATTTTGATCTATTAGTGCCGTGCGGCACAGCGGTCCAAAATGCACGCTCAAGTTTTATCGGAGATCATTTTACACGCGATGGTTATCATCTAAATTTAGATTACGGACGTTTTACTGCGGCTTGTACCTGGTATGAATCTTTGTTCCATGAAAGTGTGTTGAGTAATACATTTTTACCCCTCAAAGTAACCTATGTGGAGGGAACTATTGCGCGGGCTGCTGCACATAAGGCAGTGGAAACTCCTTATGGAGTAACTGTATTAAAGGATTTTCAATTAGTCAATTAA
- the rpoC gene encoding DNA-directed RNA polymerase subunit beta' → MSYKKDNKIKSNFTSITISLASPETILERSSGEVTKPETINYRTYKPERDGLFCERIFGPVKDYECHCGKYKRIRYKGIVCDRCGVEVTEKKVRRERMGHINLVVPVAHIWYFRSLPNKIGYLLGLPTKKLDMIIYYERYVVIQAGIKEEDGINFMDFLTEEEYLDILDTLPKENQYLDDNDPQKFVAKMGAEALEDLLKRIDLDQLSYDLRHQAANETSQQRKNEALKRLHVVEAFRSSRENIENRPEWMIVKIVPIIPPELRPLVPLDGGRFATSDLNDLYRRVIIRNNRLKRLIEIKAPEVILRNEKRMLQEAVDSLFDNSRKVNAVKTEGNRALKSLSDILKGKQGRFRQNLLGKRVDYSARSVIVVGPHLKLHECGLPKDMAAELYKPFIIRKMIERGIVKTVKSAKKIVDRKDPVVWDILENVLKGHPVLLNRAPTLHRLGIQAFQPTLVEGKAIQLHPLVCTAFNADFDGDQMAVHLPLGNAAVLEAQILMLGAHNILNPANGSPITVPSQDMVLGLYYITKGRRTAGDHIVRGQDMTFYSAEEVIIALNEKQIDLHAWIKVKTKVRQKDGSIVDTLLETTVGRVIFNQVVPDEMGFVNELLTKKSLRNIIGEIVKTTGMARAAQFLDDMKELGYQTAFKGGLSFNLEDLNIPAAKAELIQQATNEVEEVMNNYNMGFITNNERYNQIIDIWTRINNRLTAHVMDILSNDNQGFNSVYMMLDSGARGSKEQIRQLCGMRGLMAKPQKSGTSGGEIIENPILSNFKEGLSVLEYFISTHGARKGLADTALKTADAGYLTRRLHDVAQDMIVVEQDCGGLRGIYTTALKDNDDVVEPLFDRILGRTPLHDVFHPDTEELIVSANEDITEEIAETIEKAGIEGIEIRTVLTCESKRGVCACCYGRNLASGKRVQLGEAVGVIAAQSIGEPGTQLTLRTFHVGGTASNIAADSSIISKYDGKIEFENVRTVSQTNDHGTHQVVLGRSGEVKIIDAHNKVVFQQNIPYGSQLFVEDGAAVSKGDKLVEWDPYNAVIISEFAGKVEFDAIIEGVTFREESDEQTGHKEKVIIETRDKTKNPSIKILDKSGEVIRTYNIPVGAHVAVANGVTVKEGGILVKIPRSTGKTRDITGGLPRVTELFEARNPSNPAVVTEIDGVVTLGGVKRGNREMSIESRDGQIKKYLVPLSKHILVQDNDFVKAGMPLSDGSISPADILSIKGPSAVQHYIVNGIQEVYRLQGVKINDKHFETIVHQMMQKVNIEDPGDTRFLEKEAVNKWDFMEENDSLFDKKVVVDAGDSNTLRPGQIVSLRKLREENSSLKRRDLKLVEVREAIPATSSPLLQGITRASLGTKSFISAASFQETTKVLNEAAIAGKRDNLLGLKENVIVGHLIPSGTGIRQYSNLIVGSREEYDQLLASKEED, encoded by the coding sequence ATGTCTTACAAAAAAGATAATAAAATTAAAAGCAACTTCACGTCGATTACGATCAGCTTGGCTTCTCCAGAAACTATTCTGGAACGCTCAAGTGGTGAAGTTACAAAACCAGAAACGATTAACTATCGTACCTACAAGCCGGAACGTGACGGTTTATTCTGTGAGCGTATTTTTGGTCCCGTAAAGGATTACGAATGTCACTGTGGTAAATACAAACGTATCCGCTATAAAGGTATCGTATGTGACCGTTGTGGTGTTGAAGTAACTGAGAAAAAAGTACGTCGTGAGCGTATGGGACACATCAACTTGGTGGTTCCTGTTGCACACATCTGGTACTTCCGTTCTCTTCCTAATAAAATTGGTTATTTATTGGGACTTCCTACCAAGAAATTGGATATGATCATTTACTACGAACGTTATGTGGTTATCCAAGCTGGTATTAAGGAAGAAGATGGTATCAACTTTATGGACTTCTTGACTGAAGAAGAATATTTAGATATCTTAGATACCCTACCAAAAGAAAATCAATATTTAGACGATAACGATCCTCAAAAATTCGTTGCTAAAATGGGTGCTGAGGCGTTAGAAGATTTGTTGAAACGTATTGATTTGGATCAATTGTCGTACGATTTACGTCACCAAGCTGCTAATGAGACTTCTCAACAACGTAAAAATGAGGCATTGAAACGCCTTCATGTAGTTGAAGCTTTCCGTAGTTCACGTGAAAATATCGAGAATCGTCCAGAATGGATGATTGTGAAAATTGTTCCAATCATTCCACCTGAATTACGTCCTTTAGTACCTTTGGATGGTGGTCGATTTGCGACTTCGGATTTGAATGACTTATACCGTCGTGTGATTATCCGTAACAACCGTCTAAAACGTTTGATCGAAATCAAGGCTCCTGAAGTAATCTTACGTAACGAAAAACGTATGCTTCAAGAAGCGGTAGACTCTTTGTTTGACAACTCACGTAAAGTGAACGCTGTTAAGACAGAAGGTAACCGTGCATTGAAGTCTTTATCTGATATTTTGAAAGGTAAACAAGGTCGTTTCCGTCAAAACTTGTTAGGTAAGCGTGTGGATTATTCGGCTCGTTCGGTAATTGTTGTAGGTCCGCACTTGAAATTACACGAGTGTGGTCTTCCTAAAGATATGGCTGCAGAACTTTACAAACCGTTTATCATCCGTAAGATGATCGAGCGTGGTATTGTAAAAACAGTAAAATCAGCTAAGAAAATCGTTGATCGTAAAGATCCTGTGGTATGGGATATCCTTGAAAATGTATTGAAAGGTCACCCTGTATTGCTAAACCGTGCACCTACGCTTCACCGTTTGGGTATTCAGGCTTTCCAACCTACCTTAGTAGAGGGTAAAGCTATTCAATTACACCCATTAGTGTGTACAGCGTTCAACGCCGATTTTGACGGTGACCAGATGGCAGTCCACTTACCGCTTGGTAATGCTGCAGTTTTGGAAGCCCAAATCTTAATGTTAGGCGCGCACAATATCTTAAACCCTGCGAATGGTTCTCCAATCACAGTACCATCTCAAGACATGGTATTGGGTCTTTATTATATTACTAAAGGCCGTAGAACTGCTGGCGATCACATCGTAAGAGGTCAAGATATGACTTTCTATTCGGCTGAAGAGGTTATCATCGCTTTAAATGAGAAGCAAATTGACCTTCACGCTTGGATTAAAGTAAAAACAAAAGTTAGACAAAAAGATGGTAGCATCGTTGATACCTTATTAGAAACAACTGTAGGTCGTGTGATCTTCAACCAAGTTGTTCCTGACGAAATGGGATTTGTCAATGAATTGCTTACGAAAAAATCTTTGCGTAATATCATCGGTGAAATTGTGAAGACTACGGGTATGGCCCGTGCAGCACAGTTCTTGGATGATATGAAAGAATTGGGATATCAAACAGCCTTCAAAGGTGGTCTTTCGTTCAACTTGGAAGATTTGAACATTCCTGCTGCGAAAGCTGAATTGATTCAACAAGCAACTAACGAGGTTGAAGAAGTAATGAATAACTATAACATGGGTTTCATTACAAACAACGAACGTTACAACCAAATCATCGATATCTGGACGCGTATCAACAACAGGTTGACGGCGCACGTTATGGATATTCTTTCGAATGATAACCAAGGTTTCAACTCAGTTTATATGATGTTGGATTCTGGAGCTCGTGGTTCGAAAGAGCAGATCCGTCAGTTATGCGGTATGCGTGGTTTGATGGCGAAACCTCAAAAATCAGGTACTTCTGGTGGAGAGATTATTGAAAACCCGATCTTATCAAACTTTAAAGAAGGTTTGTCGGTATTGGAGTACTTTATCTCTACACACGGTGCGCGTAAAGGTCTTGCCGATACGGCATTGAAAACGGCGGATGCGGGTTATTTGACTCGTCGTTTACATGACGTAGCGCAAGATATGATCGTTGTGGAACAAGATTGTGGTGGTTTACGTGGTATTTATACAACAGCATTGAAAGATAATGATGATGTTGTTGAGCCATTGTTCGATCGTATTTTGGGTCGTACACCATTGCATGATGTATTCCACCCAGATACAGAGGAATTGATCGTTTCTGCAAACGAAGACATCACGGAAGAAATTGCTGAGACTATTGAAAAAGCAGGTATCGAAGGAATTGAGATCCGTACGGTATTAACTTGTGAATCTAAGCGTGGTGTGTGTGCATGTTGTTACGGACGCAACTTGGCGTCAGGTAAGCGCGTTCAGTTAGGTGAAGCTGTGGGTGTTATCGCTGCGCAATCAATTGGTGAGCCAGGTACACAGTTGACACTTCGTACATTCCACGTGGGTGGTACGGCATCGAACATTGCTGCTGATTCAAGTATCATTTCGAAATACGATGGTAAAATCGAATTTGAAAATGTACGTACAGTTTCGCAAACAAACGATCATGGCACGCATCAGGTGGTCTTAGGCCGTTCTGGTGAAGTCAAAATCATCGATGCACATAATAAAGTTGTTTTCCAACAAAATATTCCTTACGGTTCGCAGTTGTTCGTTGAAGATGGTGCCGCTGTATCAAAAGGTGATAAATTGGTCGAGTGGGATCCATATAATGCGGTTATTATTTCTGAGTTTGCCGGTAAGGTTGAATTTGATGCTATCATCGAAGGTGTTACCTTCCGTGAAGAATCAGATGAGCAAACTGGTCACAAAGAGAAAGTAATTATCGAGACACGTGATAAAACGAAAAACCCGTCCATTAAGATTTTAGATAAATCTGGAGAAGTGATCCGTACATACAATATTCCAGTGGGAGCACACGTTGCTGTGGCCAATGGCGTGACTGTAAAAGAAGGTGGTATCTTAGTTAAGATCCCTCGTTCTACAGGTAAAACGAGAGATATCACCGGTGGTCTACCACGTGTAACAGAGTTATTCGAAGCACGTAATCCTTCTAATCCTGCTGTTGTGACAGAAATCGACGGTGTGGTAACATTAGGTGGTGTGAAACGTGGTAACCGTGAGATGTCTATCGAATCTCGTGATGGTCAAATCAAGAAATATTTGGTACCTCTTTCCAAACATATCCTTGTTCAGGATAATGACTTTGTGAAAGCTGGTATGCCATTGTCGGATGGTTCGATCTCTCCAGCGGATATCTTATCGATTAAAGGTCCTTCAGCGGTACAACATTACATTGTGAATGGTATCCAAGAGGTATACCGTCTGCAAGGTGTGAAGATCAACGATAAACACTTTGAAACGATCGTTCACCAAATGATGCAAAAAGTTAACATTGAAGATCCAGGGGATACTCGTTTCTTAGAAAAAGAAGCTGTAAACAAATGGGATTTCATGGAAGAAAACGATTCCTTGTTTGACAAAAAAGTCGTTGTTGACGCAGGAGACTCTAATACACTACGTCCAGGACAAATTGTTTCTTTACGTAAATTAAGAGAGGAAAACTCTAGTCTGAAACGTCGTGACTTAAAACTTGTGGAAGTTCGTGAAGCAATTCCGGCAACGTCAAGTCCATTGTTGCAAGGTATTACCAGAGCTTCATTGGGTACGAAATCGTTCATCTCTGCAGCCTCTTTCCAAGAGACTACAAAAGTGTTGAACGAGGCTGCTATCGCTGGTAAACGTGATAACTTATTAGGTTTGAAAGAAAACGTAATTGTTGGTCACTTGATCCCTTCTGGTACAGGTATTCGTCAATACAGCAACTTAATCGTAGGTTCTCGTGAAGAGTACGATCAATTGTTGGCTTCGAAAGAAGAAGATTAA
- a CDS encoding RNA methyltransferase, protein MQKLSMDELQRTDVESFKKQEKTPIAIIMDNVRSMHNVGSAFRTADGFAIEKIYLCGITGTPPHREIEKTALGATQSVAWEYHQDTAAVVDQLRSEGYVIVAIEQADNSVMLHDFKPENHQKYALIFGNEVNGVDEEVMRKIDTCIEIPQYGTKHSFNVSVAIGIILWDFIQKRNSI, encoded by the coding sequence ATGCAAAAATTATCGATGGATGAACTTCAACGTACAGATGTTGAATCGTTTAAAAAACAAGAAAAAACTCCAATCGCAATCATTATGGACAATGTACGGAGCATGCATAATGTAGGCTCGGCCTTTCGTACAGCAGATGGGTTTGCTATTGAAAAAATATACTTGTGTGGCATCACCGGAACGCCTCCCCATCGCGAAATCGAAAAGACAGCCTTAGGAGCAACCCAATCGGTCGCTTGGGAATATCATCAGGATACTGCAGCTGTCGTCGATCAGCTTCGGTCAGAAGGCTATGTCATTGTTGCCATTGAGCAAGCAGATAACAGTGTTATGCTACATGATTTCAAACCCGAAAATCACCAAAAATATGCATTGATTTTTGGAAATGAAGTCAATGGGGTTGATGAAGAGGTCATGAGAAAAATTGATACCTGTATCGAAATACCGCAATACGGAACGAAACACTCCTTCAATGTATCTGTCGCAATTGGCATTATTCTTTGGGATTTTATCCAAAAACGCAATTCCATTTAA
- a CDS encoding AraC family transcriptional regulator, with the protein MNTQDITTDAKYVNRYYMTEVDSFEDSIYCHHAIIAEQYISEHRHDKDQFLYTEGGVVFIKTEKKSYFLPARHYLWIPAGIKHSIHPSTPEVVMRNLYFPKANNDAPFYSKMGIYPVNDLLIELIMFTNRWNGNIFPVEEPKYSIATAFKLILPELSLHELPLALPYPSHQKLKDIVTYLEENITENVNFKKLAGLFNISERTLARLFQKELNMSFIQYYTILRMLTALKLLLDEKLSVNEVAFKVGYNSLPTFSNTFNKVVGIRPSEYVKQKELLI; encoded by the coding sequence ATGAATACACAAGATATTACGACAGATGCAAAATATGTCAACCGTTATTACATGACGGAAGTAGACTCATTTGAAGATAGCATTTATTGTCATCACGCTATTATAGCAGAGCAATATATTTCCGAGCATCGCCACGATAAGGATCAATTTCTATATACCGAAGGCGGTGTGGTTTTTATCAAAACAGAGAAAAAGTCATATTTCTTACCAGCGCGTCATTATTTATGGATTCCTGCCGGTATAAAGCATAGTATTCATCCGAGCACACCAGAGGTCGTTATGCGTAATTTATACTTTCCAAAAGCCAATAATGATGCTCCATTTTACAGCAAGATGGGAATTTATCCTGTAAATGATCTTTTGATAGAGCTTATCATGTTCACTAACCGCTGGAACGGCAATATATTTCCAGTTGAAGAGCCTAAATACAGCATTGCTACTGCATTTAAACTTATCCTTCCAGAGTTATCCCTGCATGAACTTCCATTAGCCCTGCCCTATCCCAGTCACCAAAAATTAAAGGATATAGTCACTTACCTAGAAGAAAATATAACGGAAAATGTCAACTTTAAAAAGCTTGCAGGATTATTTAACATTAGCGAACGCACATTAGCCAGATTGTTTCAAAAAGAATTAAATATGTCTTTTATCCAATATTACACAATCCTCAGAATGCTGACGGCACTTAAGCTGCTTTTGGACGAAAAATTGAGTGTAAATGAAGTTGCATTCAAAGTGGGGTATAATAGCTTACCCACATTTAGTAACACATTCAATAAGGTTGTCGGTATCCGTCCCAGCGAATATGTCAAACAAAAAGAATTGCTTATATAA
- a CDS encoding DUF1080 domain-containing protein, with protein sequence MKFKHIIYSAGILLLSTNLFANAQDKKPKPIQLFNGKDLKNWTPKIRNHKVGDNYKNTFRVEDGLLKVRYDGYDNFNFQYGHLFYNKEFSAYLLRVTYRFVGEQANGGEGWAWRNSGAMLHGQDPKTMGVDQDFPISIEGQLLGGNGKDERTTSNLCTPGTNVVMDNKLFTPHCISSTSKTYAGDQWVTADFLVLGDSLVQHILEDKVVLQYTKPQIGGGNVSDFDPNVKKDGQLLTKGTISLQSESHPIDFKKVELYDLEPYMKDPNKLKKVIAELLPNLHQ encoded by the coding sequence ATGAAATTCAAACATATCATTTATAGTGCTGGAATTCTATTGCTTAGCACTAATCTATTTGCCAACGCTCAAGACAAGAAACCCAAACCCATTCAATTATTTAATGGGAAAGACTTAAAGAACTGGACCCCTAAGATTAGAAATCACAAAGTTGGGGATAATTATAAAAATACATTTCGCGTAGAAGACGGATTACTTAAGGTGAGATATGATGGCTATGATAATTTCAATTTTCAGTATGGCCACCTGTTCTATAATAAAGAATTCTCTGCTTATCTATTACGTGTCACTTACCGATTTGTTGGTGAACAGGCGAATGGTGGTGAAGGCTGGGCCTGGCGTAATAGTGGAGCCATGTTACATGGACAAGATCCAAAAACCATGGGCGTAGATCAGGACTTTCCAATATCAATTGAAGGACAGCTGTTGGGCGGAAATGGCAAAGATGAACGGACCACAAGTAATTTGTGTACCCCAGGTACCAACGTTGTTATGGACAACAAATTATTCACGCCACATTGCATCAGCTCAACATCCAAAACTTATGCCGGGGACCAATGGGTAACTGCGGATTTCCTAGTGCTGGGCGACTCTTTAGTACAGCATATTCTTGAAGATAAAGTAGTCTTACAGTATACTAAGCCCCAAATTGGTGGCGGAAACGTAAGCGATTTTGACCCAAACGTAAAAAAAGATGGTCAGCTATTGACTAAAGGTACCATTTCACTTCAAAGTGAAAGTCATCCGATTGACTTCAAAAAGGTAGAGCTTTACGATTTAGAACCTTATATGAAAGATCCAAACAAATTGAAAAAGGTTATTGCCGAATTGCTACCCAATTTGCACCAATAA
- a CDS encoding succinate CoA transferase: MAYERIKVQSLHDKVITGEEAAKLFQNGMVVGSSGFTKAGDSKVVLPALAERAKVDPLKITLITGASLGHGTDGKLAEAGALSKRMPFQVDRILRNKINTGDVLFIDQHLSETAELLHNKNLPQVDIAVLEVAAIESDGSIVPTTSVGNSATFAALAKQVILEINTAIPMSIKGIHDIYQAEDYPRRNVIPIVAPENKIGRKTIPLDPSKVVGIVFTNELDSPADIAEPDIKTTAIAKHILNFFENEVELGHLSESLMPLQAGIGKVANAVLTGFIHSKFRNLTMFSEVLQDSTFDLIDAGKLDFASASSITVSEECYSRVFDHLDRYRDKIVLRPQNISNTPGLIKRLGIIAINTAIEFDIYGNVNSTHTSGTNIMNGIGGSGDFARNAYLSIFVTQAASKGDAISHIVPMVSHVDHTEHDVDILVTDFGLADLRGLAPRERAKVIIENCVHPDYKEQLLDYYNRACERGGILRTY; this comes from the coding sequence ATGGCTTACGAAAGAATAAAAGTTCAAAGCTTACATGATAAAGTAATTACAGGGGAGGAAGCCGCTAAATTATTTCAAAATGGAATGGTGGTTGGATCTAGTGGTTTTACGAAGGCTGGGGATAGCAAGGTTGTATTACCGGCATTAGCTGAACGAGCCAAGGTGGATCCATTGAAAATAACCTTGATCACAGGGGCTTCTTTAGGGCATGGAACTGACGGTAAATTGGCCGAGGCGGGAGCACTATCCAAGCGCATGCCTTTCCAGGTAGATCGTATTCTCCGTAATAAAATAAATACTGGAGATGTATTGTTTATTGATCAACATCTAAGCGAAACAGCAGAATTGCTGCACAATAAGAATTTACCTCAAGTAGACATTGCCGTTCTCGAAGTTGCAGCAATTGAATCTGACGGAAGTATTGTTCCAACGACTTCTGTGGGCAATTCAGCGACTTTTGCTGCTTTGGCTAAGCAGGTTATTTTGGAGATAAATACAGCGATCCCGATGAGCATCAAGGGGATACATGATATTTACCAGGCAGAGGATTATCCACGGCGTAATGTTATTCCAATCGTCGCTCCTGAAAATAAAATTGGGCGTAAAACTATTCCTTTGGACCCAAGCAAGGTGGTGGGGATTGTTTTTACGAATGAATTGGATAGCCCTGCTGATATTGCTGAACCCGATATCAAAACAACAGCCATAGCCAAGCATATTTTAAACTTTTTTGAAAATGAAGTGGAACTTGGCCATTTGTCAGAGAGTTTAATGCCGCTTCAAGCGGGTATTGGAAAAGTTGCCAATGCTGTTTTGACGGGATTTATACATAGTAAGTTTCGAAATTTAACCATGTTTTCCGAGGTCTTGCAAGATAGTACATTCGACCTTATCGATGCCGGAAAACTTGATTTTGCTTCGGCTTCTTCAATAACAGTCTCGGAAGAATGTTATTCAAGAGTGTTTGATCATTTGGATCGATACCGTGATAAAATTGTGTTACGCCCGCAAAATATCTCCAATACTCCTGGATTGATCAAACGTTTGGGGATTATAGCGATCAATACTGCCATTGAGTTTGATATTTATGGAAATGTAAATTCTACCCATACTTCCGGTACTAATATTATGAATGGTATTGGAGGATCGGGCGATTTTGCGCGAAATGCTTATTTGAGCATCTTTGTCACTCAGGCAGCCTCTAAGGGGGATGCAATATCTCATATTGTTCCGATGGTTTCCCATGTAGATCACACGGAGCATGATGTAGATATTTTAGTGACAGATTTTGGTTTGGCCGATTTACGTGGTTTAGCGCCTCGGGAACGTGCAAAAGTTATTATTGAAAATTGCGTACACCCCGATTATAAGGAACAGCTTTTAGATTACTATAACCGAGCTTGTGAAAGGGGGGGCATACTCCGCACTTATTAG
- the rpsT gene encoding 30S ribosomal protein S20 has protein sequence MANHKSAIKRIRANATKRLRNRYQAKTTRNAIKKLRHTTSAEEAKTLLPRVISMLDRLAKKNVIHKKKASNNKSKLTKFVNGLA, from the coding sequence ATGGCAAATCATAAATCAGCGATCAAAAGAATTAGAGCAAACGCTACTAAACGTTTAAGAAACCGTTACCAAGCAAAAACTACACGTAACGCAATCAAAAAATTACGTCATACTACTTCTGCGGAAGAAGCAAAAACATTGTTACCACGCGTAATTTCTATGCTTGATCGTTTGGCAAAGAAAAATGTGATCCACAAGAAAAAAGCTTCAAACAACAAATCTAAGTTAACTAAATTTGTTAACGGTTTAGCGTAA
- a CDS encoding DinB family protein, giving the protein MSIKKSYLIELDQETKNTRRILDRIPDDKLDWRPHDKSMRLGELASHVVGLHNWVHQAIPKDVFDFRVDYQPIKVSSVEELKEILTMGLENNKAAIEGIQEEDWFKEWVLQSGDYVIARLPRAGAIRFIVNNHIIHHRGQLTVYLRLLDIAVPGLYGPSADEAMPI; this is encoded by the coding sequence ATGAGTATTAAAAAGAGTTATTTGATCGAATTGGATCAAGAAACCAAAAACACAAGACGTATTTTAGATCGTATACCGGATGATAAATTGGATTGGCGTCCGCACGATAAGTCAATGCGCTTGGGTGAGCTGGCTTCTCACGTGGTTGGACTACACAACTGGGTACACCAGGCAATACCAAAAGATGTATTCGATTTCAGAGTGGATTATCAACCTATTAAAGTGTCCTCTGTAGAAGAATTAAAAGAAATCTTAACAATGGGATTGGAAAATAATAAGGCCGCAATTGAAGGTATTCAAGAGGAAGACTGGTTTAAAGAGTGGGTGTTACAATCTGGAGATTATGTTATTGCACGTTTACCCCGAGCCGGAGCGATACGTTTTATTGTTAATAACCATATAATACATCATCGTGGTCAGTTAACGGTATATTTACGATTGTTGGATATTGCTGTACCTGGCTTATATGGACCATCGGCAGATGAAGCAATGCCGATATAG